From Streptomyces sp. Edi4, one genomic window encodes:
- a CDS encoding immune inhibitor A domain-containing protein, whose translation MTSSRRAARAAAVLVAIATVGATGSAFATAQADSKAPAAVQRQDPSRASGQEHNLKGPFSDQQAQQRQAALEQVISGKKQVEKRGGSDVVKLSDKKYVELGREKTDKIFTILVEFGDKVDNTTMYDPDGPDGPKPPQPKYGGTPGPAHNQIAQPDRAKDNSTAWQADYNQKHYQDLYFGTGKNVNSLKTYYEKTSSGRYSVDGQVTDWVKIPYNEARYGSNYCGQTNCANVWDTVRDGVNAWVADQKAKGQTDAQIKATLGQYDQWDRNDYNNNGNFNEPDGYIDHFQIVHAGEDESAGGGAQGTNALWAHRWYAYGTDAGKTGPSYNKAGGTQIGDTGMWVGDYTMQPENGGLGVFAHEYGHDLGLPDLYDTTNTAENSVGFWSLMSAGSWLGTGKDSIGNLPGDMTAWDKLQLGWLDYASVKAGSKVTAKLGVSEYNTKDNQALVVELPKKEVTTTVVKPVEGTKQWWSGMGDNLNNTLTRSVDLTGKSKASLDLSGWWDIEKDYDFLYTEVSTDNGASWNAIDGTADGKAITRDSSDKPALTDASGAYKKLSYPLDQFAGKNIQLRFRYQTDGGAGGKGFTADAITVTADGTAVVTDGAEGGDNGWAAKNFTRIGQSFTNDYPQYYLAENRQYVSYDTTLKVGPYNFGFSKTRPSWVEHYPYQKGLLIWLWDTSQKDNNVSAHPGQGLILPIDAHAKPLKWADGTMIRNKIQPFDAPFSQYRTDAFTLHNADVATKIKSQAGVPVFDDHQGTYWYAENPTGSVKVPDTRTRISIVDQPRSGQTITVKVGTSPK comes from the coding sequence GTGACCAGCAGCAGGAGGGCGGCAAGAGCCGCCGCCGTGCTCGTGGCCATAGCCACGGTCGGCGCAACGGGGTCGGCATTCGCCACGGCCCAGGCCGACTCGAAGGCTCCGGCGGCCGTACAGCGCCAGGACCCGTCGAGGGCCAGCGGCCAGGAGCACAACCTCAAGGGCCCGTTCAGTGACCAGCAGGCGCAGCAGCGCCAGGCGGCGCTAGAGCAGGTCATCTCCGGCAAGAAGCAGGTGGAGAAGCGCGGCGGCTCCGACGTCGTGAAGCTCAGCGACAAGAAGTACGTCGAGCTCGGCCGCGAGAAGACCGACAAGATCTTCACGATCCTGGTGGAGTTCGGCGACAAGGTCGACAACACCACCATGTACGACCCGGACGGTCCCGACGGTCCCAAGCCGCCGCAGCCCAAGTACGGGGGCACCCCCGGCCCGGCGCACAACCAGATAGCCCAGCCTGACCGGGCCAAGGACAACTCCACGGCCTGGCAGGCGGATTACAACCAGAAGCACTACCAGGACCTGTACTTCGGTACGGGCAAGAACGTCAACTCGCTCAAGACGTACTACGAGAAGACGTCATCGGGCCGCTACTCGGTCGACGGCCAGGTCACCGACTGGGTCAAGATCCCGTACAACGAGGCCCGTTACGGCTCCAACTACTGCGGCCAGACCAACTGCGCCAACGTCTGGGACACCGTCCGCGACGGCGTCAACGCCTGGGTCGCCGACCAGAAGGCCAAGGGCCAGACGGACGCGCAGATCAAGGCCACCCTGGGGCAGTACGACCAGTGGGACCGCAACGACTACAACAACAACGGCAACTTCAACGAGCCCGACGGCTACATCGACCACTTCCAGATCGTGCACGCCGGCGAGGACGAGTCGGCGGGCGGCGGCGCCCAGGGCACCAACGCCCTGTGGGCGCACCGCTGGTACGCCTACGGCACCGACGCGGGCAAGACCGGCCCCTCCTACAACAAGGCCGGCGGCACCCAGATCGGCGACACCGGGATGTGGGTCGGCGACTACACGATGCAGCCGGAGAACGGCGGTCTCGGTGTCTTCGCGCACGAGTACGGCCACGACCTCGGTCTGCCGGACCTCTACGACACCACCAACACCGCCGAGAACTCGGTCGGTTTCTGGTCCCTGATGTCGGCGGGCTCCTGGCTCGGCACCGGCAAGGACTCCATCGGAAACCTGCCCGGCGACATGACCGCGTGGGACAAGCTCCAGCTGGGCTGGCTCGACTACGCCTCGGTGAAGGCGGGTTCGAAGGTCACCGCCAAGCTGGGCGTCTCGGAGTACAACACCAAGGACAACCAGGCGCTCGTCGTCGAGTTGCCCAAGAAGGAAGTCACCACCACCGTCGTCAAGCCCGTCGAGGGCACCAAGCAGTGGTGGAGCGGGATGGGTGACAACCTCAACAACACCCTGACCCGTTCGGTCGACCTGACCGGCAAGTCCAAGGCGTCCCTGGACCTTTCGGGCTGGTGGGACATCGAGAAGGACTACGACTTCCTCTACACCGAGGTCTCCACGGACAACGGCGCCAGCTGGAACGCGATCGACGGCACCGCCGACGGCAAGGCCATCACGCGCGACTCCAGCGACAAGCCGGCCCTGACCGACGCGTCGGGCGCGTACAAGAAGCTGTCGTACCCGCTCGACCAGTTCGCCGGCAAGAACATCCAGCTCCGCTTCCGCTACCAGACGGACGGCGGCGCGGGCGGCAAGGGCTTCACCGCCGACGCGATCACCGTCACCGCCGACGGCACCGCCGTGGTCACCGACGGCGCCGAGGGCGGCGACAACGGCTGGGCGGCGAAGAACTTCACCCGCATCGGGCAGTCCTTCACCAACGACTACCCGCAGTACTACCTCGCGGAGAACCGCCAGTACGTCTCGTACGACACGACCCTCAAGGTCGGCCCGTACAACTTCGGCTTCTCCAAAACCCGGCCGAGCTGGGTCGAGCACTACCCGTACCAGAAGGGTCTGCTCATCTGGCTCTGGGACACCTCCCAGAAGGACAACAACGTCTCGGCCCACCCCGGCCAGGGCCTGATCCTGCCGATCGACGCGCACGCCAAGCCGCTCAAGTGGGCCGACGGCACGATGATCCGCAACAAGATCCAGCCGTTCGACGCGCCGTTCAGCCAGTACCGGACGGACGCCTTCACGCTGCACAACGCGGACGTGGCGACCAAGATCAAGTCGCAGGCGGGCGTGCCTGTCTTCGACGACCACCAGGGCACGTACTGGTACGCCGAGAACCCGACCGGAAGCGTCAAGGTTCCTGACACCAGGACGCGGATCTCGATCGTCGACCAGCCGCGGAGCGGCCAGACGATCACGGTGAAGGTCGGCACCTCACCCAAGTAA